From Neobacillus sp. PS2-9, the proteins below share one genomic window:
- a CDS encoding thioesterase family protein, translated as MYKKVIEPRVSETDGVGHINNTTIPIWFEAARNEIFKLFTPDSSFKNWKMIILNMNVDYLKQIYFGKDVEVFTWVNRIGNSSLQLYEEIHQEGRICVKGTATYVNFNLKTQQSETIPQEIRRELEKNLYQQDE; from the coding sequence ATGTATAAAAAAGTCATTGAACCTCGTGTTTCTGAGACGGACGGGGTGGGTCATATCAATAATACAACCATACCAATTTGGTTTGAAGCCGCTAGAAACGAAATTTTCAAATTATTTACCCCTGACTCTTCCTTTAAAAATTGGAAAATGATTATTCTCAATATGAACGTGGATTATTTAAAACAAATATATTTTGGAAAGGATGTAGAAGTTTTTACATGGGTTAATAGGATAGGAAATTCCAGTTTACAGCTTTATGAGGAAATCCATCAGGAAGGAAGAATTTGTGTAAAAGGAACAGCCACTTATGTAAATTTTAATCTCAAAACACAACAATCTGAAACAATACCTCAAGAGATTAGAAGAGAACTGGAAAAGAATCTTTATCAACAAGATGAATGA
- a CDS encoding flavodoxin domain-containing protein gives MKIAIVYSSKTGNTEELVHLIQELFNRKKVVVKLFRIEQFPINDLSNYEAIVIGTYTWGNGNIPHEMMGIFRAFKTEDVKNIVTAVVGTGDSGYLNFCGAVDEFKTMLYYHTHLAVTLKIEVSPQKKDLSRCIRFVEIVLEKVLLYRSDLKIKSKK, from the coding sequence ATGAAAATAGCTATCGTGTATTCTTCCAAAACGGGGAATACAGAAGAATTAGTTCATTTGATTCAAGAGTTATTCAATAGGAAGAAAGTTGTTGTTAAACTTTTTAGAATTGAGCAATTTCCAATCAATGATTTAAGTAACTATGAAGCTATTGTGATTGGAACCTATACGTGGGGAAATGGAAATATACCACATGAAATGATGGGCATTTTTCGTGCTTTTAAAACAGAAGACGTGAAGAATATTGTTACTGCAGTTGTCGGGACAGGTGACAGTGGCTATCTAAATTTTTGCGGGGCTGTTGATGAATTTAAAACTATGCTTTATTATCACACTCATTTAGCTGTTACACTTAAAATTGAGGTTTCACCTCAGAAGAAAGACTTGAGCCGTTGCATACGGTTTGTTGAAATTGTATTGGAAAAAGTCCTACTTTATCGAAGTGATCTAAAGATAAAGAGTAAAAAGTAA
- a CDS encoding ribonucleotide-diphosphate reductase subunit beta, whose translation MDIHSPLLKVKLLNPKFPNKTTGIINGQSSGLLNWNDIAYPQMYDLYQTLLSNFWKAQEIIMQDDVKQWDQLSLTEKDVFLRINTQLASLDSLQTPTMCQVMDYVSDSSMKAIFAVIAQQEAVHNESYSYILSSLVPLSEQNDRFNQAKSDPIVQKRNQLILNSYESFRENPTPQNLFELGVNSINLEGIYFYAGFAFFYYLAGQQKMLKTSTMISYIQRDEMQHAYFMAQFLRILLTENPKLNNDSNIEYIYHTVGQAVELEKEWARVIFQDIDRININQYEEYTEYLANKRLRQLGLQNLYVDRSNPMPWIHVFSDEMMNETKSDFFEQKSRTYAKVTQSNGFDEL comes from the coding sequence ATGGACATTCATTCACCTTTATTAAAAGTTAAACTACTAAATCCGAAGTTTCCAAATAAAACGACAGGAATAATTAACGGGCAGTCTTCAGGATTGCTTAACTGGAATGATATCGCTTACCCACAAATGTACGATTTGTATCAAACATTATTATCAAATTTTTGGAAAGCACAGGAAATAATTATGCAAGATGATGTTAAGCAGTGGGACCAACTTAGCTTAACAGAGAAAGATGTATTTTTGCGTATTAATACACAACTGGCCTCATTGGACAGCCTGCAAACACCAACGATGTGCCAAGTGATGGATTATGTGTCAGATTCAAGTATGAAAGCCATATTTGCGGTGATTGCACAGCAGGAGGCGGTTCATAACGAATCATATTCCTATATTCTAAGTTCTCTTGTACCTTTAAGTGAGCAAAATGACCGATTCAATCAAGCTAAAAGTGATCCGATAGTGCAAAAAAGAAATCAACTCATATTAAATTCTTATGAAAGCTTTCGAGAAAATCCTACTCCGCAAAATCTATTTGAATTAGGTGTGAATTCTATCAATCTGGAGGGTATTTATTTTTATGCAGGCTTTGCTTTTTTTTATTATCTTGCCGGACAGCAAAAAATGTTAAAGACAAGCACAATGATTAGCTATATTCAACGTGATGAAATGCAACATGCTTATTTTATGGCTCAGTTTTTACGCATCCTTTTAACAGAGAATCCAAAACTAAATAATGATTCAAATATTGAATATATTTATCATACAGTTGGACAGGCTGTTGAGCTAGAAAAAGAATGGGCTCGTGTGATTTTCCAAGATATAGATAGAATTAATATAAATCAGTATGAGGAGTACACCGAATATCTTGCTAATAAACGTCTACGTCAGCTTGGTTTGCAAAATCTCTACGTGGACAGAAGCAATCCAATGCCGTGGATTCATGTTTTCAGTGATGAAATGATGAATGAAACAAAGTCCGATTTTTTTGAGCAGAAATCAAGGACCTATGCAAAGGTTACCCAATCCAATGGATTTGATGAATTATGA
- a CDS encoding ribonucleoside-diphosphate reductase subunit alpha: MAIKVQEELDSVLESINQAEQKFNIDASDFKKHINQLGGTDTDVNKQALFYAVNQIALDQPDWTFVAASLYLQELYCEAAKNRGYESTKKYGKFYVLIKILTDLGIYSSDLLTLYSKDEIHSIAKEISQDQDHLFNYIGLFLFADRYLARDYERNVYELPQERFMIIAMTLMKYEKKSIRLSLVKEAYWALSNLYMTVATPTLANAGKSVGQLSSCFIDTVNDSLDSIYLNNWDIARLSKDGGGIGIYYGKVRALGSDIKKFRGNSSGIVPWIKLVNDTAVSVDQLGQRQGAIAVYLDIFHKDIMNGFLDLKTNNGDERRKAHDIFTGVSIPDLFMQKLEEKDDNGRSIGEWHTFCPHEVKQIMGWKDEKGNLLGLEDFYDESDHKYFTEKYEEAVSNPLLPRKTYRAMDIMARIMVSQLETGTPYMFYRDEVNRKNPNKHLLGKGRTSIYCSNLCTEITQNMSPTTIVNEFQDEEGNIVMVRKPGDFVVCNLSSVNLAKAVPANVLERLIRIQVRMLDNVIDLNTISVGQAQITNKKFRAVGLGTFGWHHLLALKGIQWESYAAVHFADVLYEDIAFYTIRSSMELAKEKGAYSQFSGSEWQTGDYFTRRNYQTDRWNDLKRKVAIHGLRNGWLMAIAPNSSTAKIGGSTDGIDPIYSVEYAEEKKNFKFKVTAPDLNHHTYTYYRRVRHEIDQVWSIKQNAARGRHIDQAISFNLYVRHDIKAKDLLNLHLESWKQGLKTTYYVRSTTQAEIEECEACHS, translated from the coding sequence ATGGCCATTAAGGTACAAGAAGAGCTTGATTCTGTTTTGGAATCTATTAATCAAGCTGAACAGAAATTTAACATTGATGCTTCTGATTTTAAAAAGCATATAAATCAGTTGGGAGGAACAGACACAGACGTTAATAAGCAAGCACTATTCTATGCAGTTAACCAAATAGCACTAGATCAACCCGATTGGACTTTCGTGGCTGCTAGCTTGTATTTGCAGGAATTATATTGTGAGGCAGCAAAAAATCGGGGATATGAATCCACAAAAAAATATGGAAAATTTTATGTGCTCATTAAAATACTAACGGATTTAGGAATCTATTCTAGTGACTTACTAACCCTATATAGTAAAGATGAAATACATAGTATAGCAAAAGAGATCAGTCAAGATCAGGACCACTTGTTTAATTACATAGGATTATTCCTATTTGCAGATCGTTACCTTGCACGGGATTATGAACGGAACGTCTATGAGCTTCCTCAAGAGCGTTTCATGATTATTGCTATGACGCTTATGAAGTATGAAAAGAAGTCCATTCGCTTAAGTCTAGTAAAAGAGGCATATTGGGCTTTAAGCAACTTATATATGACGGTCGCAACCCCTACATTAGCAAATGCAGGAAAAAGCGTTGGTCAGCTTTCCTCATGTTTTATTGACACAGTCAATGATTCCCTCGATAGCATTTATTTAAATAATTGGGATATTGCCAGGTTGAGTAAAGATGGTGGGGGAATTGGAATCTATTATGGTAAGGTTCGTGCTTTAGGTTCCGATATTAAGAAATTTAGAGGAAACTCTTCCGGTATTGTCCCATGGATCAAGTTAGTAAATGATACTGCTGTAAGTGTTGACCAATTAGGTCAGCGGCAGGGAGCCATCGCTGTATATTTGGATATATTTCATAAAGATATTATGAATGGATTCCTTGACTTAAAAACAAATAATGGAGATGAGCGCCGGAAAGCCCATGATATTTTTACCGGGGTTTCTATCCCGGACTTATTTATGCAAAAACTTGAAGAAAAAGATGATAACGGTAGAAGTATTGGAGAATGGCATACGTTTTGTCCACATGAGGTAAAACAGATCATGGGCTGGAAAGATGAAAAGGGTAATCTTCTTGGATTGGAAGATTTTTATGATGAAAGTGATCACAAATATTTTACCGAGAAATATGAGGAGGCGGTAAGTAACCCACTTCTTCCACGTAAAACATATCGAGCTATGGATATTATGGCACGAATTATGGTTTCACAACTAGAAACTGGAACTCCATACATGTTTTACCGTGATGAAGTGAACAGGAAAAATCCGAATAAACATCTTTTAGGCAAGGGTCGTACTTCAATCTATTGCAGTAACTTATGTACCGAAATTACGCAAAATATGTCACCTACAACGATCGTTAACGAATTTCAGGACGAAGAGGGAAACATCGTAATGGTACGTAAACCAGGTGATTTTGTTGTTTGTAATTTATCCTCTGTTAATCTTGCAAAAGCTGTACCAGCGAATGTCTTAGAACGACTAATACGGATCCAGGTAAGAATGTTAGACAATGTCATTGACTTAAATACAATCTCAGTGGGGCAAGCACAGATTACGAATAAAAAGTTTAGAGCCGTTGGCCTTGGCACGTTTGGTTGGCACCATCTTCTTGCACTAAAGGGAATTCAATGGGAATCCTATGCTGCCGTTCATTTTGCAGATGTATTATATGAAGACATTGCTTTTTACACCATTCGGTCTTCAATGGAACTAGCAAAAGAGAAAGGGGCGTATAGTCAGTTTAGCGGTTCTGAGTGGCAAACCGGTGACTATTTTACACGTAGAAATTACCAGACAGATAGGTGGAATGATTTAAAGAGGAAAGTAGCTATTCATGGACTTCGAAATGGGTGGCTTATGGCTATTGCACCAAACTCTTCAACAGCAAAAATTGGTGGTTCAACAGATGGAATTGATCCTATCTATTCGGTGGAATACGCTGAAGAGAAGAAAAATTTTAAATTTAAAGTGACAGCACCTGACCTAAATCATCATACTTACACTTATTATCGTCGTGTAAGGCATGAAATTGATCAAGTTTGGAGTATCAAACAGAATGCTGCTCGTGGACGTCATATTGATCAGGCAATTAGTTTCAATCTTTATGTTCGACATGACATAAAAGCGAAAGATTTATTAAATCTTCATTTGGAATCTTGGAAGCAGGGGCTTAAGACAACTTATTATGTAAGAAGCACAACACAAGCTGAAATAGAAGAATGCGAGGCGTGTCATAGTTAA